A window from Rhizosphaericola mali encodes these proteins:
- a CDS encoding TonB-dependent receptor, translated as MQKDNFGRKTLFRFFGCLVFSILFLTQINAQNNSLNGIVYGMVSSNDGKDAPNVNVQISNLKKSVLTDDKGMYKIEHLPSGIFDIEIFLPGYQKQVKTFTIQPGSVVQLNFKLDITSRQLEDIIVSSTKRKFGIDNSETVAKIPLSNLENSQVYTTISKSLIADQMVYSVDDAMRNAPGVQTMWAATGRAGDGGAYYNSRGFTMQSTLRNGIAGVVTDAIDAANLETLEVIKGPSATLFGSTLTSYGGLINRVTKKPFDHFGGNVSMSLGSYQFGRGSIDINSPLDKKKQLLFRLNGAYNNQGSFQTEGFSKRYFVAPSLLYKPSEKLSISLDAELSYGKNQVSPYLFFYYPVAQLGVTNAKQINMDYKNAYVGDGMYQTSNSANYFGQVNYKISKSFTSSTNFSYGQSYSNGRAAYFYLVPNTTDINNYYLARADQSTRNGKRKTLEIQQNFNGDFKIGSVRNRIVLGLDYTRLNANILFYYPSSYFDIVPLSSGYDYSTMNGVSLNNYYDTSSTVGTYPSISITNTYSAYISDVINLTDRFNISAGVRVDRFNINDQGSNQKYNQTVFSPKFGAVYQIIKDQVSIFANYQNGFTNKNTYTAYKKGQQDSLVTVIAKPEQANQWEAGFKTDLIKNRVSASLSYYDITVKNTVRADPNLPALASVQNGTQVSRGVELQLSANVFDGFNFTSGISYNDSKYTEADSTVLGRRPTTASSPWQANWWMSYRISNGVLNGLRIGFGGNYANNNEIVNSTTMGVFYLPSYLVLNSAITYETNHLILGLKVDNLTNKHYWTGYTTMNPQMLRQLVASVSYKF; from the coding sequence ATGCAAAAGGATAATTTTGGTAGGAAAACCTTATTCCGTTTCTTTGGATGTTTAGTTTTTTCGATCTTGTTTTTAACTCAAATAAATGCTCAAAATAATAGTTTGAATGGGATTGTCTATGGTATGGTTTCCTCTAATGATGGAAAAGATGCCCCAAACGTCAATGTTCAAATTTCTAATTTAAAGAAAAGTGTGTTAACCGATGATAAAGGAATGTACAAAATCGAACATCTACCTTCTGGGATATTTGATATAGAAATTTTTCTACCGGGTTATCAAAAGCAAGTAAAGACGTTTACTATTCAACCAGGAAGTGTAGTACAACTAAATTTTAAGCTTGATATCACTAGCCGACAATTAGAAGATATTATAGTTTCCTCTACTAAACGTAAATTTGGAATAGACAATAGCGAAACCGTAGCAAAGATACCATTAAGCAATTTAGAAAATTCTCAAGTTTATACAACAATATCTAAAAGTCTCATAGCTGATCAGATGGTGTATTCTGTGGATGATGCAATGCGCAATGCTCCAGGCGTACAAACGATGTGGGCGGCTACTGGTCGTGCTGGTGATGGTGGCGCATATTACAATAGTCGTGGTTTCACGATGCAATCGACATTAAGAAATGGAATTGCGGGAGTCGTAACAGATGCCATTGATGCTGCTAATTTAGAAACATTGGAAGTTATTAAAGGACCTTCTGCTACGCTTTTTGGTAGTACACTTACTTCATACGGAGGGTTAATTAACCGTGTAACTAAAAAACCTTTTGATCATTTTGGTGGCAATGTATCTATGTCCTTAGGTAGTTACCAGTTTGGACGTGGAAGTATTGATATAAATAGCCCACTAGATAAGAAGAAGCAGTTATTATTTCGATTAAACGGGGCTTATAATAATCAAGGATCTTTTCAAACAGAAGGATTTTCTAAAAGATATTTTGTTGCTCCGAGTTTATTATATAAACCATCAGAGAAATTATCAATTAGCCTAGATGCGGAATTGTCTTATGGAAAAAATCAGGTAAGTCCATATTTATTTTTCTATTATCCTGTAGCTCAGCTTGGGGTAACGAATGCTAAGCAAATAAATATGGATTACAAAAATGCATATGTTGGAGATGGAATGTATCAAACATCGAATAGTGCAAATTATTTTGGACAAGTAAATTATAAAATTTCTAAAAGTTTTACATCCTCAACCAATTTCTCCTATGGACAAAGTTATTCCAATGGTCGAGCTGCCTATTTTTATCTGGTTCCCAATACTACCGATATTAATAACTATTATTTAGCAAGGGCAGATCAATCTACTAGAAATGGAAAAAGAAAAACACTAGAAATTCAACAGAATTTCAATGGAGACTTTAAAATTGGAAGTGTTCGAAATCGAATCGTATTAGGATTGGATTATACTAGACTAAACGCAAATATTTTATTTTACTATCCGAGTAGCTATTTTGATATTGTACCATTATCATCAGGCTATGACTATAGTACGATGAACGGTGTTTCCTTAAACAATTATTACGATACATCAAGTACTGTCGGAACTTATCCATCTATAAGTATTACCAATACTTATAGTGCATATATTTCGGATGTAATAAACTTAACTGATCGCTTTAATATCTCTGCTGGAGTAAGAGTAGATAGATTTAATATAAATGATCAAGGTAGTAATCAAAAATATAATCAAACTGTATTTTCTCCAAAGTTCGGAGCCGTTTATCAAATTATAAAAGATCAAGTATCCATTTTTGCAAACTATCAAAATGGATTTACGAATAAAAATACCTACACTGCTTACAAGAAGGGGCAACAAGATAGTTTGGTTACTGTTATAGCAAAACCGGAACAGGCAAATCAATGGGAAGCTGGTTTTAAAACAGATTTAATAAAAAATAGAGTAAGTGCATCGTTAAGTTATTATGACATCACCGTAAAAAATACGGTACGTGCAGATCCAAATCTTCCAGCATTGGCAAGTGTTCAAAATGGTACGCAAGTGAGTCGAGGTGTAGAGTTACAATTAAGTGCGAATGTATTTGATGGGTTTAATTTTACATCGGGAATTTCTTATAATGATTCTAAATATACAGAAGCAGATTCCACGGTTTTAGGTAGACGCCCAACTACCGCGAGCTCTCCATGGCAAGCAAATTGGTGGATGAGTTATAGGATATCAAATGGGGTATTAAATGGTTTGCGTATTGGATTTGGTGGTAATTATGCTAATAATAACGAAATTGTAAATAGCACAACGATGGGTGTATTTTATTTACCCTCCTATTTAGTACTTAATTCAGCCATTACCTATGAAACGAACCACCTTATTTTAGGTTTAAAAGTGGATAATTTAACGAATAAACATTACTGGACTGGTTATACAACCATGAATCCACAAATGTTAAGGCAATTAGTAGCAAGTGTTAGTTATAAGTTCTAA
- a CDS encoding SDR family oxidoreductase has translation MNIVITGSLGHISKPLTENLIKEGHKVTVVSSDIEKSEAIESMGAIPAIGSLENVTFLTNTFQNVDAVYCIIPPNFKEINQVEYYRRIATNYATAIQQSGVKHVVHLSSWGAHLDRGTGIILGSHNSEKIFSQIPSISLVFIRPGSFYYNTFGFINMIKHLGYIGANYGEHDNIVWVHPIDIAAAVSEELLNTSSEKLRIRYVASDEKSAAESAQILGAAIGIPDLQWKLLSVEIVKNILVKNGLPESIASDIVDLNNSIHTGALAEDYNRHKPILGKVKVKDFAEEFAMVYNKK, from the coding sequence ATGAATATTGTAATTACTGGTTCGTTAGGGCATATAAGCAAACCCTTAACAGAAAATCTTATCAAAGAAGGACATAAAGTCACTGTTGTTAGTAGTGATATAGAGAAATCTGAAGCAATTGAATCTATGGGTGCGATTCCTGCCATTGGATCATTGGAAAATGTAACATTTCTCACAAATACATTTCAAAATGTCGATGCTGTATACTGTATTATTCCTCCTAATTTTAAGGAAATAAATCAAGTTGAATATTACAGGCGAATAGCAACGAATTATGCAACAGCAATACAGCAATCTGGCGTGAAACATGTAGTTCATCTTAGTAGTTGGGGTGCTCATTTGGATCGAGGTACAGGTATAATTTTGGGGTCTCATAATTCTGAAAAAATATTCTCTCAAATCCCTTCCATTTCTTTAGTTTTTATTCGTCCAGGTTCCTTTTATTATAACACATTTGGATTTATTAATATGATCAAGCATTTAGGTTATATTGGTGCAAATTATGGAGAACATGATAATATCGTTTGGGTGCATCCAATTGATATTGCAGCTGCCGTATCAGAAGAGTTGTTAAATACCTCTTCAGAAAAATTGAGGATAAGATATGTTGCTAGTGACGAAAAGAGTGCTGCCGAATCTGCCCAAATTTTAGGTGCTGCAATAGGAATACCAGATCTTCAATGGAAGCTTTTATCTGTTGAAATCGTCAAAAATATACTAGTAAAAAATGGTTTGCCGGAAAGTATTGCATCTGATATTGTAGATCTAAACAATAGCATCCATACAGGTGCGCTTGCAGAGGATTATAATCGACATAAACCCATATTAGGAAAAGTAAAGGTCAAGGATTTTGCAGAGGAATTTGCTATGGTTTACAATAAGAAATAA
- a CDS encoding helix-turn-helix domain-containing protein yields MKNLLPRRIKTISEFHQYRTLPPPKHPLISLIDFTQIQPNTDGSDDYFVQEFYSISLKRTSNMKIMYGQQQLDFDAGVLFFMCPQQVLNIQYSASENKASHTGWLLLIHPDFLWNTSLGKTIKNYEFFDYAVNEALFLSEKEELILLNIMDDIQDESNCSIDKFSQNIIVSQIETLLNYSERFYQRQFITRQKSSHQTLRQFISYLDEYFDREDIINEGLPSVKAIAASMQMSPKYLSGLLTSLTGKTTQQHIHDKLISKAKEMLFTTTLTVSEIAYELGFERTQSFNKLFKSKTNLTPLEFKKSVKDSN; encoded by the coding sequence ATGAAAAATCTACTACCGAGGAGGATTAAAACAATTAGTGAATTTCACCAATATAGAACTTTACCGCCACCCAAACACCCATTAATTAGCCTCATTGATTTTACTCAGATACAACCCAATACTGATGGAAGTGATGATTATTTCGTACAAGAGTTTTATTCTATCTCATTGAAAAGAACCTCTAATATGAAAATAATGTATGGACAACAACAATTGGACTTTGACGCAGGCGTATTATTTTTTATGTGCCCCCAACAGGTATTGAATATCCAATATTCTGCTTCCGAAAATAAAGCTTCCCATACAGGGTGGCTTTTATTAATACATCCTGATTTTCTTTGGAATACATCCTTGGGTAAGACAATTAAGAACTATGAATTTTTTGATTATGCTGTCAATGAAGCATTGTTTTTATCGGAAAAAGAGGAGTTGATTTTACTAAATATAATGGATGATATACAGGATGAATCTAATTGTAGTATTGATAAATTTAGTCAAAATATTATAGTTTCTCAAATTGAAACTTTATTGAACTATTCAGAGCGATTTTATCAAAGACAATTTATTACTAGGCAAAAAAGTAGCCATCAGACTTTGAGGCAATTCATTTCCTATTTAGATGAATATTTTGATAGAGAAGACATTATCAACGAAGGATTACCATCGGTAAAAGCTATTGCTGCATCAATGCAGATGTCCCCTAAATATTTGAGCGGATTATTAACTTCATTAACAGGCAAAACTACACAACAGCATATTCATGATAAATTAATCTCTAAAGCGAAGGAGATGTTATTTACGACTACATTAACAGTAAGCGAAATAGCTTATGAACTAGGATTTGAGCGTACTCAATCTTTCAATAAGTTGTTTAAATCTAAGACAAATTTAACTCCATTAGAATTCAAAAAATCAGTGAAAGATTCAAATTAG
- a CDS encoding PadR family transcriptional regulator, with protein sequence MNKNSLYKGCLEPLLLKLLNDNGRMYGYEITQKVKELTVGELQITEGALYPLLHRLEADGVLTTEVENIGNRPRKYYKLTEEGEKQKSHALEELENFMRTMQLLLKPQTI encoded by the coding sequence ATGAATAAGAACAGTTTGTATAAAGGTTGTTTGGAACCACTCCTATTGAAATTGTTGAATGATAATGGGCGTATGTATGGCTATGAAATCACCCAAAAAGTAAAAGAACTAACCGTTGGTGAGTTACAGATTACTGAAGGTGCCCTTTATCCACTATTGCACCGATTAGAAGCGGATGGTGTATTGACAACGGAGGTGGAAAATATCGGCAATCGCCCACGCAAATACTATAAATTAACTGAAGAAGGTGAAAAACAAAAAAGCCATGCCTTGGAAGAATTGGAAAATTTCATGCGTACGATGCAACTACTATTAAAACCTCAAACTATATAA